In the genome of Variibacter gotjawalensis, one region contains:
- a CDS encoding UDP-N-acetylmuramoylalanyl-D-glutamyl-2,6-diaminopimelate--D-alanyl-D-alanine ligase → MTKQALWTVADAAKAMRAKTHGTMPQAITGLSIDTRTVKTGEAFFAIQGENRDGHEFVPAALKAGAGVAVVARTDGLAKDAPALVVGDVLEGLADLGRAARARIDAPVVAVTGSVGKTGTKEALRLALGAQGETHASVASYNNHWGVPLSLARMPASTEFGVFELGMNHAGELTPLTKMVRPNITIVTTIEPVHFEFFGSLEAIADAKAEIFLGVEKGGAAILNRDNSQFDRLSKAARAAGIERIVSCGEREGADARLLEVALKGDGSTVRANILGTEVTYKLGAPGRHVALNSLAVLAAVALLDGDLALGALALNNLQPPVGRGARATLRFNGGDALLIDESYNANPASMRAALSLLGQASIGKRGRRIAVLGDMLELGPKGPDMHAALAEAVVDNDIDQVYCAGPLMRALWDKLPPDRHGVYAESSAALEPAVVEAVRAGDAVMVKGSLGSKMAPIVKALSTRYSAER, encoded by the coding sequence ATGACGAAGCAAGCGTTGTGGACTGTCGCGGATGCCGCGAAAGCGATGCGCGCGAAAACGCACGGCACGATGCCGCAAGCGATCACCGGCTTGTCCATCGACACGCGCACCGTGAAGACGGGCGAAGCATTCTTTGCCATCCAAGGTGAAAATCGTGACGGCCACGAATTCGTTCCGGCCGCGTTGAAAGCCGGCGCGGGTGTTGCGGTCGTCGCGCGCACGGACGGGCTCGCGAAGGATGCGCCCGCGCTCGTTGTCGGCGACGTGCTCGAAGGCCTCGCCGACCTCGGCCGCGCCGCGCGTGCGCGGATTGACGCGCCGGTCGTCGCCGTGACGGGATCTGTCGGTAAGACCGGCACGAAGGAGGCGCTGCGTCTCGCGCTCGGCGCGCAAGGCGAAACGCATGCGTCGGTCGCGTCCTACAACAATCACTGGGGCGTGCCGCTCTCGCTCGCGCGCATGCCGGCGAGCACAGAGTTCGGCGTCTTCGAACTCGGCATGAATCACGCCGGCGAATTGACGCCGCTGACCAAGATGGTGCGCCCGAACATCACGATCGTCACCACGATCGAACCGGTGCATTTCGAATTCTTCGGCTCGCTCGAAGCCATCGCGGACGCGAAGGCCGAGATCTTTCTCGGCGTCGAGAAGGGCGGGGCCGCGATCCTCAATCGCGACAACAGCCAGTTCGATCGTTTGTCGAAGGCCGCGCGCGCGGCCGGCATCGAACGCATCGTTTCGTGCGGCGAACGCGAGGGCGCCGATGCGCGCCTGCTCGAGGTTGCGCTGAAGGGCGACGGCTCGACGGTCCGCGCCAACATTCTCGGCACCGAGGTGACCTACAAACTCGGCGCACCAGGCCGCCACGTCGCGCTCAACTCGCTCGCCGTGCTGGCGGCCGTCGCACTGCTCGACGGCGACCTCGCGCTCGGCGCGCTCGCGCTCAATAATCTCCAGCCGCCGGTCGGGCGCGGTGCCCGCGCGACGCTGCGCTTCAATGGCGGCGACGCTCTGCTGATCGACGAGAGCTACAACGCGAACCCGGCCTCGATGCGCGCCGCGCTGTCGCTGCTCGGCCAAGCGTCTATCGGCAAGCGCGGCCGCCGCATCGCGGTGCTCGGCGATATGCTGGAATTGGGGCCGAAGGGCCCGGATATGCATGCGGCACTTGCCGAAGCGGTGGTCGACAACGACATCGATCAGGTTTATTGCGCTGGGCCGCTGATGCGCGCGCTGTGGGACAAACTTCCGCCCGATCGTCACGGCGTTTACGCGGAGAGTTCCGCGGCGCTCGAGCCTGCCGTCGTCGAAGCAGTGCGCGCCGGCGACGCCGTCATGGTGAAGGGTTCGCTCGGCTCCAAGATGGCTCCCATCGTCAAGGCGCTGTCCACGCGCTACTCGGCTGAAAGATAA
- a CDS encoding UDP-N-acetylmuramoyl-L-alanyl-D-glutamate--2,6-diaminopimelate ligase, whose protein sequence is MKLKDATPPDATFDPAAAAIEVGGVSADSRTVRPGDIFVALAGNKTDGARFISAALSAGAAAVMAEQKPAELGSAAFIQVSNARRALALTASRVFPQQPATIAAVTGTSGKTSIAAFVRQIWSELGLRAASVGTVGVVAPDREVYGSLTTPDPVELARTVDELAREKVSHLIVEASSHGLDQYRLEGLRVRIAAYTNLSRDHLDYHPTMEAYLAAKLRLFTELVSADGTAVINALDEHAPQVISAARRRGLNVITTGGADSTIAVEHLTRDGFGQRIDVRYAGKQHRVALPLVGGFQVENALVAAGIVIASGGDVARTFAALGNLEGAKGRLERAGVFHDAPIFVDYAHKPGALEKTLEALRPYASRRLVVVFGCGGDRDAGKRPIMGAIAAEKADTVIVTDDNPRSEDPAAIRAAIMAAAPGATEIGDRAQAIREAIHALEAGDVLVVAGKGHETGQIVKDRVLPFSDHEAVAAALQQEKAA, encoded by the coding sequence ATGAAGCTCAAAGACGCAACTCCGCCCGATGCGACGTTCGATCCGGCGGCGGCTGCCATCGAGGTCGGAGGCGTTTCGGCCGATAGCCGGACGGTGCGGCCGGGCGACATCTTTGTCGCTCTCGCCGGCAACAAGACGGACGGCGCGCGTTTCATCTCCGCCGCCCTGAGCGCCGGCGCTGCCGCCGTGATGGCCGAACAGAAACCTGCCGAACTCGGGTCAGCCGCTTTCATTCAAGTCTCGAACGCACGGCGAGCTCTCGCGCTGACGGCTTCGCGCGTCTTCCCGCAACAGCCCGCGACGATCGCGGCCGTGACCGGCACCAGCGGCAAGACATCGATCGCTGCTTTCGTGCGCCAGATCTGGAGCGAGCTTGGGTTGCGCGCCGCAAGCGTCGGCACCGTCGGTGTCGTCGCGCCGGACCGTGAAGTTTACGGCTCGCTGACGACGCCAGATCCCGTCGAGCTCGCGCGCACCGTCGACGAACTTGCGCGCGAAAAAGTCTCGCACCTCATCGTCGAAGCGTCCTCGCACGGTCTCGATCAATATCGTCTCGAGGGTCTGCGCGTCCGTATCGCGGCCTACACAAATTTGTCGCGCGACCATCTCGACTACCATCCGACGATGGAGGCGTATCTCGCCGCCAAGCTGCGTCTTTTCACCGAACTTGTGTCGGCGGACGGCACCGCAGTGATCAACGCGCTCGACGAACATGCGCCGCAGGTGATCTCGGCGGCGCGGCGGCGCGGGCTGAATGTCATCACGACGGGCGGTGCGGATTCGACCATCGCGGTCGAGCACCTAACGCGCGATGGTTTCGGTCAGCGCATCGATGTGCGCTACGCCGGCAAACAGCATCGCGTTGCCTTGCCGCTCGTCGGCGGGTTCCAGGTCGAGAACGCGCTGGTCGCCGCCGGCATCGTCATCGCGTCGGGCGGCGATGTCGCCAGGACATTCGCGGCGCTCGGCAACCTCGAAGGCGCGAAAGGCCGGCTTGAACGCGCGGGCGTTTTCCATGACGCGCCGATCTTCGTCGACTATGCGCACAAGCCTGGCGCGCTCGAGAAGACGCTCGAAGCGCTGCGGCCTTACGCGTCGCGCCGTCTTGTCGTCGTCTTCGGCTGCGGCGGTGATCGCGATGCCGGCAAGCGCCCGATCATGGGCGCGATCGCGGCCGAGAAAGCCGACACCGTCATCGTCACCGACGACAATCCGCGCAGCGAAGATCCGGCCGCGATCCGCGCCGCCATCATGGCGGCGGCGCCGGGCGCGACTGAAATCGGCGACCGGGCCCAGGCGATCCGCGAAGCCATCCACGCGCTCGAAGCCGGCGATGTGCTGGTTGTCGCCGGCAAAGGCCACGAAACCGGGCAGATTGTGAAGGATCGCGTTCTGCCGTTCAGCGATCACGAGGCCGTTGCGGCGGCGTTACAGCAAGAGAAGGCCGCATGA
- a CDS encoding peptidoglycan D,D-transpeptidase FtsI family protein yields MTPEKPGIFSGERRRALIHSLLYGKGTDRAAKSKARVFLAIAGFSVIYTIIAVRLVTFAVAPEKQASRTARDAVSTARPDILDRNGEVLATDVKAASLFAEPRRIIDVDEAVELLTAVLPDLDATETRQRLASRKGFVWLKREISPKQQQEIHRLGLPGIGFLRENKRAYPSGSVVSHVIGHVNIDNQGIAGIERWLDKNGLADLHLAGFATDRQQKPVELAVDLRVQHALRDELLQAREKFKAKAAAGTIVDVRTGEILAMVSVPDYDPNSPKEANDPTRINRLTTGVFEMGSTFKSLTLAMALDSGKYSVNSPFDARAPLHYGRFKISDYHAQRRVLTMSEVFQYSSNIGTARAALGVGVEGHKAFLKKLGQMDRLRTELPESAEPLVPKRWGELNTVTISFGHGIAVAPLQAVMGVSALVNGGLLIPPTFMKRTEEEAKQLATRVIKPDTSEKMRYLMRMNAEKGSARKADVEGYYIGGKTGTAEKVVGGRYSKTKLLTSFTAVLPADKPKYLILIMLDEPQAVQGTFGFATSGWNAVPVGGKVIGRIAPLLGIEPRRDLPTSDKLILANIRTGR; encoded by the coding sequence ATGACGCCAGAAAAACCCGGTATCTTCTCGGGCGAGCGCCGCCGCGCGCTGATCCATTCGCTGTTGTACGGCAAGGGCACCGACCGCGCCGCGAAATCGAAGGCCCGCGTATTCCTCGCAATCGCGGGCTTCAGCGTGATCTACACGATCATCGCGGTGCGCCTCGTCACCTTCGCGGTCGCGCCGGAAAAGCAGGCGAGCCGCACGGCGCGCGACGCCGTCTCGACCGCGCGCCCCGACATTCTCGATCGTAACGGCGAAGTTTTGGCGACGGACGTGAAGGCCGCGTCGTTGTTCGCCGAGCCGCGCCGCATCATCGACGTCGACGAAGCTGTTGAGCTGCTCACCGCCGTGCTGCCGGACCTTGACGCGACCGAAACACGTCAGCGTCTGGCGTCGCGCAAAGGTTTCGTCTGGCTCAAGCGTGAGATTTCGCCGAAACAGCAGCAGGAAATTCACCGCCTCGGTCTTCCGGGCATCGGCTTTCTGCGCGAGAATAAACGCGCGTATCCGAGTGGCTCTGTCGTTTCGCACGTGATCGGTCACGTCAACATCGACAACCAAGGCATCGCCGGCATCGAGCGCTGGCTCGACAAGAATGGCCTCGCCGACTTGCATCTTGCGGGCTTCGCGACCGATCGTCAGCAGAAGCCGGTCGAACTCGCCGTCGATCTGCGCGTGCAACACGCGCTGCGCGACGAGCTTCTGCAAGCGCGTGAAAAGTTCAAGGCGAAGGCAGCAGCCGGCACGATCGTCGATGTGCGCACCGGCGAAATTCTCGCGATGGTCTCGGTGCCGGATTACGATCCGAACAGCCCGAAGGAAGCCAACGATCCTACCCGCATCAACCGCCTGACGACGGGCGTGTTCGAGATGGGCTCGACCTTCAAATCGCTGACGCTTGCGATGGCGCTGGACAGCGGAAAATACTCGGTCAACTCGCCATTCGATGCTCGTGCTCCGCTGCACTACGGCCGCTTCAAGATCAGCGACTATCACGCTCAGCGCCGCGTGCTGACGATGTCCGAAGTGTTCCAATATTCGTCGAATATCGGCACTGCTCGCGCCGCCCTTGGTGTTGGCGTCGAAGGTCACAAAGCGTTCCTCAAGAAACTCGGCCAAATGGATCGGCTGCGCACGGAGCTTCCCGAGAGCGCCGAGCCGCTCGTGCCGAAGCGTTGGGGCGAACTCAACACCGTGACGATCTCGTTCGGTCACGGCATCGCGGTCGCGCCGCTGCAGGCCGTGATGGGCGTGTCCGCGCTCGTCAACGGGGGGCTTCTCATTCCGCCGACATTCATGAAGCGCACCGAAGAGGAAGCTAAACAACTCGCCACGCGCGTCATCAAGCCGGACACCAGCGAGAAGATGCGCTACCTGATGCGCATGAATGCCGAGAAGGGCTCGGCGCGCAAAGCGGATGTCGAAGGCTACTATATCGGCGGCAAGACCGGCACGGCCGAAAAGGTCGTCGGCGGCCGCTATTCGAAGACCAAGCTGCTCACCAGCTTCACGGCCGTGCTCCCGGCCGATAAGCCGAAATACCTGATCCTCATCATGCTGGACGAGCCGCAGGCCGTTCAGGGCACGTTTGGCTTCGCGACATCGGGCTGGAACGCGGTTCCGGTCGGCGGAAAGGTCATCGGCCGCATTGCGCCGTTGCTCGGGATCGAACCGCGCCGCGACTTGCCCACGTCCGACAAGCTGATTCTGGCGAACATTCGTACGGGACGGTGA